One window of Anaerolineae bacterium genomic DNA carries:
- a CDS encoding Transcriptional regulator, translated as MEREEIWLPYGKDKIRIEIPLQNLLGVYYPKTIVAEVDENYILQQALENPIGSPRLREIVRCGQKVAIVTSDLTRPTPSDKMLPFVISELEAAGIPDEDVFIVFALGIHRPMSEEEMKKAISPQIYQRFRAINHDLNDVVTLGVTQRGTVVEIFRPLVEADVRICLGNIEFHYFAGFSGGAKAILPGCASRETIYANHRWLVSPEASAMRIKGNPVREDLEEGVAMLGVDFILNVIVDSQHRIVAAFAGDVIEAHRAGCQVVMERGAIDISQRGDIVIASPGGYPKDINLLQSNKALQSAKDFVRDKGIIILVAECAEGFGNAVLEQWMKEIPTAEETIQKIREKFVQGGHIAAAIAMIEQRASIYCVSSFEDSTVRQIRWRPFSTVQAAVDHAFEVLGKDAKVIVLPEATSIFAKVSG; from the coding sequence ATGGAACGAGAAGAAATCTGGCTTCCGTACGGCAAAGATAAAATCCGTATAGAAATCCCGCTTCAAAATTTGCTGGGGGTATATTACCCAAAGACGATCGTTGCTGAAGTTGATGAGAACTACATCCTTCAACAAGCATTGGAAAACCCAATTGGAAGCCCGCGCTTAAGGGAAATCGTTCGCTGCGGTCAAAAGGTCGCCATTGTTACCAGTGATTTAACCCGACCTACACCTTCGGACAAAATGTTGCCTTTTGTAATCAGCGAATTGGAGGCAGCAGGAATACCCGATGAAGATGTCTTTATTGTTTTTGCTTTAGGAATTCATCGCCCCATGAGCGAAGAGGAGATGAAAAAAGCGATCTCGCCGCAAATATACCAGCGTTTTCGGGCGATCAATCATGACCTGAACGATGTGGTGACATTAGGCGTGACCCAACGGGGGACAGTGGTTGAAATCTTCCGTCCACTTGTCGAAGCTGATGTGCGCATCTGTTTGGGAAACATCGAGTTTCACTATTTTGCTGGTTTTTCAGGAGGAGCAAAAGCAATATTACCTGGCTGTGCATCGCGAGAAACCATTTATGCCAATCATCGCTGGCTGGTCTCTCCTGAAGCTTCGGCGATGAGAATTAAAGGCAACCCTGTGCGGGAGGACTTAGAAGAAGGAGTTGCAATGTTGGGGGTGGATTTTATCCTGAATGTGATTGTAGATAGTCAACATCGCATTGTCGCTGCGTTTGCCGGCGATGTTATCGAAGCCCATCGGGCTGGATGCCAGGTCGTGATGGAGCGCGGCGCAATCGATATTTCTCAGCGAGGCGATATTGTCATTGCCAGTCCTGGTGGATATCCGAAAGATATCAATTTATTACAATCCAACAAAGCATTACAATCTGCCAAAGATTTCGTTCGTGACAAAGGCATTATTATTTTGGTGGCAGAATGCGCAGAGGGTTTTGGCAACGCTGTGCTGGAACAATGGATGAAGGAAATTCCAACTGCTGAAGAGACCATTCAAAAGATACGCGAGAAATTTGTGCAGGGTGGTCATATTGCGGCTGCAATTGCGATGATTGAGCAAAGAGCGAGTATCTATTGCGTCTCTTCCTTTGAAGATAGCACAGTTCGTCAGATCCGTTGGCGACCATTTTCAACCGTCCAGGCGGCTGTTGACCACGCTTTTGAGGTCTTAGGCAAAGATGCAAAGGTGATTGTTTTACCTGAAGCGACTTCGATCTTTGCAAAAGTTTCGGGATAA
- a CDS encoding Tungsten-containing aldehyde:ferredoxin oxidoreductase has product MPYGYTGKILHVDLTHHKLEVEEPPEAFYRKYMGGSAMGMVYILKDVPPKADPLGPDNVLTIMLSVTTGAAISGQSRVNINAKSPMSGAIGDSQGGGFFPAELKFAGFDGIVVRGKSEKPVYLSILNGKAEIHDASHLVGKLTGEAEAIIRQELGEPKAEVLQVGPAAEKGVLFSSVVSMSNRNNGRTGMGLVMASKNLRAIAVRGSQKPAIFDPKKLAEINKLGPKWMPENPDVDGLGKYGTASVVMPQNAWGTLPTRNYNEGQFELCEQISGETMYDTILKERDTCYACVVRCKRVVEVKEGPLTVDPLYGGPEYETLSTFGSYCGVGDLVAISKANEICNQYGVDTITCGATIAFAMECYEKGIIGKEQTGGLELKFGNAEAMLEVLRQIVTVSGALGPILSQGSARAAKIWGPAAEECLITVKNEEAPAHMPQAKKSLAVIYAVNPFGADHQSSEHDPMYEAGTSELYLKRLAELDLKDPPPEGSLNAEKVRFAAYSQIFYSILDTLELCQFVWGPAWTLYGPTELVEMVKAVTGWDVSLYELMKVGERRINLMRAFNMREGFSRKDDTLPKKFFKPLVGTGPTAGVAIDKEEFEKALDLYYQIMGWTNDGLPTRANFVDLGIEWVADQVGL; this is encoded by the coding sequence ATGCCGTACGGATATACTGGAAAAATCTTACACGTTGATTTAACGCATCATAAACTCGAAGTTGAAGAACCGCCGGAAGCGTTTTATCGAAAGTACATGGGTGGTTCAGCAATGGGCATGGTATATATTCTAAAGGATGTGCCTCCAAAGGCGGATCCACTTGGTCCTGATAATGTTTTGACCATTATGTTAAGTGTGACGACTGGGGCTGCGATTTCAGGGCAGAGTCGGGTGAATATCAACGCAAAATCACCCATGAGCGGAGCTATTGGGGACAGCCAGGGAGGTGGTTTCTTCCCAGCAGAATTAAAATTTGCCGGTTTTGATGGAATTGTCGTGCGTGGCAAATCAGAAAAGCCGGTTTATCTTTCGATTTTGAATGGAAAAGCCGAAATCCACGATGCCTCTCATTTGGTGGGCAAATTAACTGGCGAGGCTGAAGCTATCATTCGGCAAGAACTTGGAGAGCCAAAAGCGGAGGTACTTCAAGTCGGACCAGCAGCTGAGAAAGGGGTGCTCTTTTCCAGTGTGGTCAGCATGAGCAATCGCAACAATGGCCGCACAGGGATGGGCCTGGTAATGGCAAGCAAGAATTTACGAGCTATAGCGGTGCGCGGCAGCCAAAAACCAGCGATCTTTGACCCGAAAAAATTAGCCGAGATCAATAAACTGGGGCCTAAATGGATGCCGGAAAACCCCGATGTGGATGGTCTGGGGAAATACGGTACAGCCAGTGTCGTCATGCCTCAAAACGCCTGGGGAACTCTGCCAACGCGCAACTATAACGAAGGGCAATTTGAGTTGTGCGAGCAGATCAGCGGCGAGACCATGTATGATACGATTCTCAAAGAACGCGACACATGCTATGCCTGTGTGGTACGGTGCAAGCGAGTTGTCGAAGTAAAAGAAGGCCCTCTGACTGTTGATCCTCTGTATGGGGGTCCGGAGTACGAAACCCTCAGTACCTTCGGCTCTTATTGTGGGGTTGGTGATCTGGTTGCCATCAGCAAGGCAAATGAGATTTGCAATCAGTATGGAGTTGACACGATAACTTGTGGAGCGACCATTGCCTTTGCCATGGAGTGCTATGAAAAAGGCATCATTGGAAAAGAGCAAACCGGTGGGTTGGAATTGAAGTTTGGTAACGCTGAGGCGATGCTGGAGGTATTGCGCCAGATCGTTACCGTGAGCGGAGCATTAGGCCCCATCCTTTCACAAGGCTCAGCCCGGGCAGCCAAGATCTGGGGTCCCGCAGCCGAGGAATGTCTGATCACGGTGAAGAATGAGGAAGCCCCGGCCCACATGCCACAAGCTAAAAAGTCACTGGCAGTGATCTATGCAGTCAACCCCTTCGGAGCAGATCATCAATCCAGTGAACACGACCCGATGTATGAAGCTGGCACCAGTGAATTGTATTTGAAACGCCTGGCAGAATTGGACTTAAAGGATCCACCGCCAGAAGGTAGTTTAAACGCTGAAAAAGTGCGCTTTGCGGCCTATAGTCAAATCTTCTATAGCATTCTCGATACCCTGGAATTGTGCCAGTTTGTGTGGGGACCAGCCTGGACTCTTTACGGGCCTACCGAACTGGTAGAAATGGTGAAGGCGGTCACCGGTTGGGACGTGTCATTGTATGAATTGATGAAAGTCGGTGAGCGACGAATCAATCTGATGCGGGCATTTAACATGCGCGAAGGATTCAGTCGCAAGGATGATACCTTGCCAAAGAAGTTTTTCAAGCCACTGGTCGGTACAGGCCCAACGGCGGGTGTGGCGATCGACAAAGAGGAGTTCGAAAAAGCTCTGGACCTGTATTATCAGATCATGGGCTGGACAAACGATGGTTTACCCACGCGAGCTAACTTTGTCGATTTAGGTATCGAGTGGGTAGCAGATCAGGTTGGTTTATAA
- a CDS encoding Acetyl-CoA C-acyltransferase has translation MNLRKVAVVGAGMTQFVRRAKETPQELAFKAVRAALDSCELTLDDIDAVCLGTAPDSFDGIHMNGEALSQGAGAFRKPYMRSYVGGGTGVFVPIQGWYHVASGLFDVVLVVAEEKMSSYYPHAQAAFLTIFDHTIERPLKPNLLWIFALEMNRYMTTYGLSKADIARVSVLHKRNAADHPCALLGDATITVEDVLQSETLAWPVQRLDVSPVSDGAVALVLASEHVARRITDKPVWIEGVGWCLDTAYWTNRDLAYPRYVEVAAKMAYAMAGIKEPRKEIHIAEPYDPFDYKALHHLEGLQLAERGRAIELYLNGDAERTGNLPICPSGGLLGVGNPIAAAGLMKVAELFWQLRGEAGKRQVPGNPRRGLAQAWGDLMQVGTVIILGR, from the coding sequence ATGAACTTGCGTAAAGTTGCTGTTGTTGGCGCAGGAATGACGCAATTTGTGCGGCGCGCCAAAGAAACACCCCAAGAACTGGCTTTCAAAGCAGTGCGGGCAGCCCTGGATTCCTGCGAATTAACCCTCGATGATATTGATGCCGTTTGCCTTGGAACTGCGCCTGATTCCTTCGATGGTATTCACATGAACGGCGAAGCATTAAGTCAGGGTGCAGGCGCTTTCCGTAAACCTTATATGCGCTCGTATGTCGGTGGCGGCACAGGGGTTTTTGTTCCCATTCAAGGCTGGTATCATGTCGCCAGTGGCTTATTTGATGTTGTTTTGGTAGTCGCAGAAGAGAAAATGTCTTCCTATTACCCTCACGCTCAGGCAGCCTTCCTGACCATTTTTGATCATACCATTGAACGGCCATTAAAACCCAATTTGTTGTGGATTTTTGCGCTCGAAATGAATCGTTACATGACCACCTATGGGCTATCGAAAGCCGACATTGCCCGTGTTTCGGTCTTACATAAGCGCAATGCCGCCGATCATCCCTGTGCTTTACTTGGCGATGCAACCATCACCGTAGAAGATGTTCTACAATCTGAAACGCTCGCATGGCCTGTACAGCGGTTAGATGTCAGCCCAGTCTCAGATGGTGCCGTTGCGCTGGTTCTGGCTTCAGAACACGTGGCGCGCAGAATCACCGATAAACCGGTATGGATCGAAGGCGTGGGCTGGTGTTTGGACACCGCCTATTGGACGAATCGCGATCTGGCTTATCCTCGCTATGTTGAAGTGGCAGCCAAAATGGCGTATGCAATGGCAGGAATAAAGGAACCTCGCAAAGAAATTCACATTGCCGAGCCTTACGATCCATTTGACTATAAAGCCCTTCACCATCTCGAAGGACTACAATTGGCAGAGCGTGGCAGGGCAATCGAATTGTATCTCAACGGTGATGCAGAAAGAACGGGTAATTTGCCCATTTGCCCATCAGGCGGCCTTTTGGGAGTTGGTAATCCAATTGCCGCAGCCGGCTTGATGAAAGTCGCTGAACTCTTCTGGCAATTACGCGGCGAAGCAGGCAAACGCCAGGTGCCAGGCAACCCCAGGCGAGGTTTGGCACAAGCCTGGGGAGATCTAATGCAAGTTGGTACGGTAATCATTCTTGGCCGATAA
- a CDS encoding putative sodium-solute symporter, with the protein MNGDYEYAGIVIGGIVIILIIRMIIGYWASKKVETNVDYVLAGRRLPVWMAAPSIMATWFAAETLMGSSSFAYQYGFQGVVFDPFGATMCLVIAGFLIVRIARRAQYITIMDFFQHRYGTAMSVIGTVTQIITYFGWTAAQIVAGGAILAALLGWPLSAGMIMVAVVVTFYTLLGGLWADTALDFMQMFLTSFGLVMITIGIITHVGGIREFFGLAGAQYVSEPFAIWPIKDEGYLGYTGGLGALYYVAAWIALGLGAIPAQDYLQRTCAAKNEKVAVQSTYLAAALYLGFGILSPLIGMAAYGAIGADIGAEESEFILVTMAMKFLPPVLAAAFIAALASALMSTSDSSLLAGATMFTQNIIKVFKPDLSDKTELLLTRLSLLVSGLLSLLIALFASTIYRLAVLSNTSILVGMAAPYIIGMHWKKANHTGALASFFSGVISWIALTFYYYPQTLEVCELDVECATWDAIYIASTPAFILSVVFFIVVSMMTQKIDPPKPLTDINGNPVDMTNAIGFKGLSAEE; encoded by the coding sequence ATGAACGGTGATTATGAATATGCAGGAATTGTAATCGGGGGAATTGTTATCATTCTCATTATCCGGATGATTATCGGATATTGGGCATCAAAAAAGGTTGAAACAAATGTCGATTATGTACTGGCGGGGAGAAGATTGCCGGTTTGGATGGCTGCCCCGTCCATCATGGCAACCTGGTTTGCGGCTGAAACCCTGATGGGATCGAGTTCCTTTGCTTATCAATATGGCTTTCAAGGGGTCGTCTTTGATCCTTTTGGGGCAACAATGTGTCTTGTCATCGCTGGTTTTTTGATTGTGCGCATTGCCCGCCGCGCTCAATATATCACGATCATGGATTTCTTTCAGCATCGTTATGGTACAGCGATGTCGGTGATCGGAACGGTTACCCAAATTATCACTTATTTTGGATGGACTGCTGCTCAGATTGTGGCAGGAGGAGCAATCCTGGCGGCCTTGCTGGGATGGCCACTTTCTGCGGGTATGATCATGGTAGCAGTGGTGGTTACATTCTACACACTCCTCGGTGGGCTGTGGGCTGATACCGCGTTGGATTTTATGCAGATGTTCCTGACATCCTTTGGGCTTGTGATGATTACGATCGGGATTATTACCCACGTAGGAGGCATCCGGGAATTTTTTGGTCTGGCTGGGGCTCAATATGTTTCTGAACCTTTTGCAATCTGGCCTATCAAAGACGAAGGTTATCTCGGTTACACTGGTGGACTGGGAGCTTTGTATTATGTGGCAGCCTGGATTGCGCTTGGGTTAGGAGCGATTCCAGCTCAGGACTACTTGCAGCGCACCTGTGCTGCGAAAAACGAGAAAGTGGCAGTTCAATCCACTTATCTGGCTGCTGCGCTTTATTTGGGTTTTGGAATCTTGTCGCCCCTCATTGGAATGGCTGCTTATGGAGCCATTGGAGCGGACATTGGCGCTGAGGAGTCTGAATTTATTTTAGTTACGATGGCAATGAAGTTCTTACCACCCGTGCTGGCAGCCGCATTTATTGCAGCACTTGCTTCAGCTCTGATGAGCACTTCGGATAGTTCGTTGTTAGCTGGGGCTACAATGTTTACCCAGAATATCATCAAAGTCTTCAAGCCTGATCTCAGTGATAAAACCGAATTGCTTTTAACACGCCTGTCCTTACTGGTCAGTGGCTTGTTGAGTCTCCTCATCGCATTATTTGCTTCAACGATCTACCGTCTGGCCGTTTTGAGCAATACAAGCATCCTGGTAGGAATGGCAGCCCCATATATTATCGGAATGCATTGGAAGAAAGCCAATCACACTGGTGCTTTGGCATCATTCTTCAGTGGGGTTATTTCTTGGATCGCTTTGACTTTCTATTACTACCCACAAACCCTTGAAGTTTGTGAACTGGATGTTGAATGTGCTACCTGGGATGCTATCTATATCGCCTCAACCCCGGCCTTTATCCTGTCTGTGGTATTTTTCATTGTTGTATCCATGATGACCCAAAAGATTGATCCACCCAAACCGCTAACGGATATCAATGGAAATCCAGTGGATATGACCAATGCGATTGGATTCAAGGGATTATCCGCAGAGGAATGA
- a CDS encoding Tungsten-containing aldehyde:ferredoxin oxidoreductase: MNVWRIDTANQTFAIEDVPPTWEQLGGRALIARVLLDEVNPLCDPLGPYNKLILAPGLLVGHMLSSCDRISFGGKSPMTGGVKESNAGGTTGLKLVYLGIKSLLLENIPQDDRWWVIYLSKDGAKFESAQDLVGLGVYATAEKLLERYGKDVAIALIGPAGERLQLAAGIQNLDKDRVPSRIAARGGLGAVMGSKHIKAIVIDARDGIKPEIKDLESFKSAQKRFTKSLMEHPQTKIYADYGTNAMPGMSDGFGGMPTRNFSAGHFEGLERIRGETMRELLLQRGGEAETTHACMPGCTIRCSNVYADENGKTIVSPLEYETVGLLGPNLGIDDLDMIARMNYEINDLGLDTIDIGAALGVAAEAGLMEFGDSKRAMELIQEIRQGTVLGRLLGNGAAVTGRALNVRRVPVVKGQAMSAYEPRAIKGTGVTYATSPQGADHTAGLTIRAKIDHLDPKVQAEVSRTVQINMAGYDSLGACVFAGNGFAGVPETIKQLIEARYGWEVAENFLQELGKTAIKLEREFNRRAGFTAADDRLPEFMKYEPLPPNNSVFDVSEEDLDHIFDQL; the protein is encoded by the coding sequence ATGAACGTGTGGAGAATTGATACAGCTAACCAGACATTTGCAATAGAGGACGTTCCTCCTACCTGGGAACAATTGGGCGGACGGGCGTTGATCGCCCGAGTGCTACTGGATGAGGTAAATCCGCTCTGCGACCCTTTGGGTCCTTATAATAAACTGATTCTTGCGCCGGGCTTGCTGGTCGGTCACATGCTTTCCAGTTGTGACCGAATTTCGTTTGGAGGAAAAAGTCCCATGACCGGTGGTGTAAAAGAATCGAACGCGGGCGGAACTACCGGTTTGAAACTGGTTTATTTGGGCATCAAATCCTTATTATTAGAAAATATCCCTCAAGATGACCGCTGGTGGGTGATCTATTTGAGTAAAGATGGCGCGAAGTTTGAATCGGCGCAGGATCTGGTGGGTTTAGGAGTGTACGCCACAGCGGAAAAGTTGTTGGAACGGTATGGAAAGGATGTAGCAATAGCACTGATTGGACCTGCGGGCGAACGCCTGCAATTGGCTGCCGGTATCCAAAACCTGGATAAGGATCGGGTGCCGTCCCGCATCGCTGCCAGAGGAGGCTTGGGGGCAGTAATGGGTTCAAAGCATATCAAAGCAATTGTGATTGATGCCAGAGATGGAATTAAGCCCGAAATCAAGGATTTGGAGAGCTTTAAGTCTGCTCAAAAGCGCTTTACAAAATCCTTAATGGAACACCCTCAGACGAAAATTTATGCCGATTACGGCACAAATGCCATGCCGGGCATGTCGGATGGGTTTGGAGGAATGCCAACCCGCAACTTCTCGGCTGGACATTTTGAAGGTCTGGAGCGAATCCGCGGCGAAACCATGCGCGAATTACTTTTGCAACGCGGGGGCGAAGCAGAAACCACCCATGCCTGTATGCCAGGCTGTACCATTCGCTGTTCCAATGTTTATGCGGATGAGAATGGCAAAACGATTGTCTCTCCTTTAGAATATGAAACGGTTGGTTTGCTAGGACCAAACCTGGGGATTGATGATCTGGATATGATTGCTCGGATGAACTATGAGATCAATGATCTGGGTTTGGATACAATCGATATTGGAGCAGCCCTGGGGGTGGCAGCCGAAGCTGGTTTGATGGAATTTGGAGATAGCAAACGGGCAATGGAGTTAATACAGGAAATTCGCCAGGGGACAGTACTTGGTAGATTGTTAGGCAATGGTGCAGCAGTAACCGGCAGGGCATTGAATGTCCGTCGGGTACCGGTGGTGAAAGGGCAGGCGATGAGTGCCTATGAACCCCGGGCAATTAAAGGCACCGGAGTCACCTATGCAACTTCGCCTCAAGGTGCAGATCATACTGCCGGGTTGACCATTCGGGCGAAGATCGACCATCTCGATCCAAAAGTGCAGGCTGAAGTCTCGCGAACCGTCCAGATCAATATGGCTGGTTATGACTCGTTAGGAGCCTGTGTTTTTGCCGGCAATGGATTCGCTGGTGTACCAGAGACGATCAAGCAACTCATTGAAGCCCGTTATGGATGGGAAGTGGCAGAAAACTTTCTGCAAGAGTTAGGCAAAACAGCGATTAAGTTAGAGAGGGAATTCAACCGTAGGGCAGGGTTTACAGCCGCAGATGACCGACTACCTGAGTTTATGAAATATGAACCCCTGCCGCCTAACAATTCTGTTTTTGATGTTTCTGAAGAAGATCTGGATCATATTTTCGATCAGCTTTAA
- a CDS encoding acetyl-CoA C-acyltransferase, protein MEKEVAIVGIGWEGFQPTSSHYSYKEMIYQAAKKAYHDANVDPRKDIQSFVTVAEDFIEGTSIFDEYTPDQLGAALKPMHTITGDGLHGLITAYLMIRSGICQIAAVEAHSKASNVKTLPHITHYALDPFLNRPFEFHPDFIAGLEMTRFLHESRLTAEDCALVVQKNRRNALDNPFAPYGCDYHLSEIQDSNPVAYPLLESHIAQPADGAIVIVLAKGEIAASLSKKPVWINGVGWCNDAYNLEYRDWGDLPYVTQAAQMAYRQANIQTPAKKVNFAEIDDLYAYRELMSLPALGLIPKSELSDAIRSGKLCPQGDLPVNISGGSLGMGNLLEANGCARLIEAVLQLRGEAGKSQIVNPHIGLVQSWRGIPTTSTAVVILAAS, encoded by the coding sequence ATGGAAAAAGAAGTGGCCATAGTCGGCATTGGCTGGGAGGGTTTCCAACCGACTTCATCTCATTATTCCTACAAGGAAATGATCTACCAGGCCGCCAAAAAAGCTTACCACGATGCTAATGTTGATCCCAGAAAAGATATCCAGAGTTTTGTTACCGTCGCTGAAGATTTTATCGAAGGCACAAGTATCTTCGACGAGTACACCCCGGATCAGTTAGGTGCAGCCTTAAAACCGATGCACACCATCACTGGCGATGGGCTACATGGTTTGATCACGGCTTATCTGATGATCCGCAGTGGAATCTGTCAAATTGCCGCCGTTGAAGCTCACTCCAAAGCATCCAATGTTAAGACCTTACCTCACATCACACATTATGCCCTCGATCCGTTTCTCAATCGGCCGTTTGAGTTTCACCCCGATTTCATCGCCGGATTAGAGATGACTCGTTTTCTGCATGAAAGCCGCTTGACCGCAGAAGATTGTGCTCTGGTTGTCCAGAAGAATCGGCGCAACGCGCTCGATAACCCTTTTGCACCTTATGGTTGTGACTATCATCTAAGCGAGATCCAAGACAGTAACCCGGTTGCATATCCACTTTTAGAAAGCCACATTGCGCAACCCGCAGATGGAGCCATTGTGATTGTGCTGGCAAAGGGAGAGATCGCCGCATCATTGAGTAAAAAACCCGTGTGGATCAATGGTGTTGGTTGGTGCAATGACGCTTACAATCTTGAATATCGAGATTGGGGCGACCTTCCCTATGTCACCCAAGCAGCTCAAATGGCATATCGGCAGGCGAACATTCAAACCCCTGCAAAGAAAGTCAATTTTGCCGAAATTGACGATTTATATGCATATCGAGAATTAATGAGCCTGCCAGCCCTTGGTTTAATCCCCAAAAGTGAACTTTCTGACGCAATCAGAAGCGGTAAATTATGTCCACAAGGTGATTTACCAGTAAATATCTCTGGTGGAAGCCTCGGTATGGGGAATTTACTCGAAGCAAATGGCTGTGCCAGGCTGATCGAAGCTGTCTTGCAATTGCGCGGTGAAGCGGGTAAATCGCAAATTGTTAACCCGCACATCGGACTTGTCCAAAGCTGGCGTGGAATTCCGACGACCAGTACAGCCGTTGTGATTTTAGCCGCTTCATAA
- a CDS encoding Gamma-aminobutyrate:alpha-ketoglutarate aminotransferase produces MTRYEETLSHLSPVWMPYTHIVSEKAEGCWVYDISGEKYLDFTCGIGVTNTGHCHPAVVKAIQEQAAKFIHAQMNLVKHKPIIELVDELQTIVPEQIDCFFFTNSGAEAIEGAIKLARHATKRPNIIVFQGSFHGRTVGTMSLTTSKTIYRVGYQPLMAGVFVAPYPYAYRYGWDEETTSRWCLEELEFLLLSQTAPEETAAILIEPVLGEGGYVVPPKSFMQGLRKICDQHGILLIFDEVQAGFGRTGKWFSFQHFDVVPDIMTVAKGLASGMPLAGVFSRKELMDKWVPGSHGGTYGGNAVAAAAAVATIRAMKSEKMLENAIERGAQLKRGLQHLQEEFPIIGDVRGLGLMIGSEFRTPDRKPDKKTAKDVVHTCLDKKLMLLTCGTWDNTIRWIPPLIVSKEEIDLALSIFHDSLKEVVSKS; encoded by the coding sequence ATGACCAGATATGAAGAAACCCTGAGCCATTTATCACCGGTATGGATGCCTTATACCCATATTGTTTCCGAGAAAGCGGAAGGATGTTGGGTGTATGATATTAGTGGGGAAAAATACCTCGATTTCACATGTGGAATAGGTGTTACCAACACGGGACATTGCCATCCAGCGGTTGTCAAGGCGATTCAAGAACAGGCAGCCAAGTTCATCCATGCTCAAATGAACCTGGTCAAGCACAAACCCATCATCGAGTTGGTTGATGAACTGCAAACGATTGTTCCCGAGCAAATTGACTGTTTTTTCTTCACAAACTCGGGCGCTGAAGCGATTGAGGGGGCGATTAAGCTTGCTCGCCATGCAACCAAACGGCCGAATATCATTGTGTTTCAAGGCAGCTTTCACGGCCGCACTGTGGGAACGATGTCTTTAACCACTTCGAAGACAATCTATCGGGTTGGCTATCAACCCTTGATGGCGGGTGTTTTCGTTGCTCCCTACCCTTATGCCTATCGTTATGGGTGGGATGAGGAAACAACCAGCCGCTGGTGCCTTGAGGAGTTGGAATTTTTACTGCTCAGTCAGACGGCTCCAGAGGAAACGGCTGCCATCTTGATTGAACCTGTCTTGGGCGAAGGAGGTTATGTCGTTCCGCCGAAAAGTTTTATGCAGGGCTTGCGCAAAATCTGTGATCAACATGGAATTTTGCTGATCTTTGATGAAGTGCAGGCGGGTTTTGGCCGGACAGGGAAATGGTTTTCCTTCCAACACTTCGATGTTGTTCCCGACATTATGACCGTGGCTAAGGGTTTGGCTTCCGGGATGCCCTTAGCAGGGGTCTTCAGCCGGAAAGAATTGATGGATAAATGGGTGCCGGGATCTCATGGCGGCACATATGGAGGAAATGCTGTTGCTGCAGCAGCAGCTGTTGCGACGATCCGGGCAATGAAAAGTGAAAAGATGCTCGAAAATGCAATCGAACGGGGTGCGCAATTGAAACGCGGTTTACAACATCTTCAGGAAGAATTTCCAATCATTGGTGATGTTCGCGGACTCGGTTTGATGATCGGTTCTGAATTTCGAACCCCGGATCGTAAGCCAGATAAGAAAACCGCCAAAGACGTCGTACACACCTGCCTGGATAAAAAATTGATGCTATTGACATGCGGCACCTGGGACAACACGATTCGCTGGATACCCCCTTTGATTGTGTCCAAAGAAGAAATTGACCTGGCACTATCGATCTTCCATGACTCATTGAAAGAGGTGGTGTCCAAATCTTAG